In Triticum urartu cultivar G1812 chromosome 6, Tu2.1, whole genome shotgun sequence, the following proteins share a genomic window:
- the LOC125513850 gene encoding phosphopantetheine adenylyltransferase 1-like: protein MYESIWALNLQPQEEEERGKTTGKEMIAAPVSGDIPTGAPPSPAPAAEDSPPYGSVVLGGTFDRLHDGHRRLLKASADLARDRIVVGVCTGPMLAKKEYAELIEPVEKRIKAVEDYIKSIQPELIVQVEPIEDPYGPSIIDDKLDAIIVSKETLSGGLAVNQKREGKELPLLKVEVVDLLSGDTEGEKMSSSALRKLEAAQAQQQKATIANQKGV, encoded by the exons ATGTATGAGTCAATCTGGGCCCTCAATCTACAACCACAAGAGGAGGAGGAAAGGGGGAAAACAACAGGAAAAGAAATGATCGCTGCCCCCGTCTCTGGCGACATCCCGACCGGAGCGCCGCCGTCGCCAGCTCCGGCGGCGGAGGACTCTCCGCCGTACGGCTCCGTGGTCCTAGGAGGCACCTTCGACCGCCTCCACGACGGCCACCGTCGCCTCCTCAAG GCCTCGGCAGATTTGGCGAGGGATCGGATCGTGGTGGGCGTCTGCACGGGCCCCATGCTCGCCAAGAAGGAG TACGCTGAGCTTATCGAACCCGTGGAGAAGCGCATCAAGGCCGTGGAGGATTACATCAAG TCTATTCAACCAGAACTGATAGTACAAGTGGAGCCTATTGAGGATCCATATGGCCCATCCATTATTGATGATAAGCTGGATGCCATTATTGTCAG CAAGGAGACACTAAGTGGTGGACTTGCTGTAAATCAGAAAAGAGAAGGGAAAGAACTGCCATTATTGAAG GTTGAGGTTGTTGATCTTTTATCTGGAGATACCGAGGGAGAAAAAATGAGTTCATCTGCTTTAAGGAAGCTTGAGGCTGCACAAGCTCAACAACAGAAAGCAACCATAGCTAATCAGAAAGGTGTTTAG
- the LOC125513852 gene encoding probable ascorbate-specific transmembrane electron transporter 1 produces MGLGVRAAPFTYVAHALAVVAAAMVLYWCIHFRGGLAFEADNKNLIFNVHPVLMLIGFIILGSEAIMIYKVLPTVNHDTTKLIHLVLHAIALVLGAVGIYCAFKNHNETGIANLYSLHSWLGIGTISLYGIQWIFGFLAFFFPKAAPNVRKGALPWHVLLGIFVYILALATAELGFLEKLTFLQSSGIDKYGPESFLVNFTALVVVLFGASVVVAAVAPARLEEPQDYAPIPEN; encoded by the exons ATGGGGCTGGGCGTGAGGGCGGCGCCGTTCACGTACGTGGCGCACGCGCTGGCCGTGGTGGCCGCCGCCATGGTGCTGTACTGGTGCATCCACTTCCGCGGCGGCCTCGCCTTCGAAGCCGACAACAAGAACCTCATCTTCAAC GTTCATCCTGTTCTTATGTTGATTGGCTTTATTATTCTTGGCAGTGAAG CTATAATGATATACAAGGTACTACCTACGGTGAACCATGATACAACTAAGTTGATCCATCTAGTGCTCCATGCTATTGCGCTTGTGCTCGGTGCGGTCGGGATATACTGTGCTTTTAAGAATCACAATGAAACTGGAATTGCGAACCTTTACAGTCTGCATTCTTGGCTTGGAATAGGAACAATTTCTCTATATGGTATTCAG TGGATATTTGgattcttggccttcttcttccCCAAGGCTGCGCCAAATGTGAGGAAGGGTGCTCTTCCTTGGCACGTACTACTTGGGATCTTCGTTTACATTTTAGCCCTGGCAACGGCAGAACTTGGGTTTCTGGAGAAGCTCACCTTCCTCCAAAGCTCGGGCATCGACAAATATGGACCAGAGTCATTTCTGGTGAACTTCACGGCATTGGTTGTTGTGCTATTTGGTGCCTCAGTTGTTGTAGCTGCTGTTGCCCCAGCTCGCCTTGAAGAGCCACAGGATTATGCTCCAATCCCAGAAAACTAG
- the LOC125513849 gene encoding 2-methyl-6-phytyl-1,4-hydroquinone methyltransferase 1, chloroplastic — protein SNIAYRDQEMACSSTYRVPSGLGFLGPSKIGRNPLKNKGGVRSGAKYVVPTCAVSSARPASQPRFIQHKKEAFWFYRFLSVVYDHVINPGHWTEDMRDDALEPAELYDNEFKVVDVGGGTGFTTLGIVKHVDNDNVTLLDQSPHQIEKARQKEALKGVTIMEGDAEDLPFPTDTFDRYVSAGSIEYWPDPQRGIKEAYRVVKPGGLACLIGPVHPTFWLSRFFADMWMLFPTEEEYIEWFTKAGFEDVKLKRIGPKWYRGVRRHGLIMGCSVTGVKRASGDSPLQLGPKAEDVEEQVNLLAFLFRFAIGTICASYYVLVPIYMWIKDQVVPKGQPI, from the exons TCTAACATTGCATACAGAGATCAAGAAATGGCTTGTTCATCCACATATAGAGTTCCCAGTGGGTTAGGATTCTTGGGGCCTTCCAAGATTGGTCGGAATCCTTTGAAAAACAAAGGTGGTGTCCGGTCAGGAGCAAAGTATGTGGTACCAACGTGTGCAGTCTCCTCTGCTAGGCCAGCGTCACAGCCTAGGTTCATACAGCACAAGAAGGAGGCCTTCTGGTTCTACAGGTTTCTTTCCGTAGTATATGATCATGTTATAAACCCAGGGCATTGGACTGAGGACATGAGGGATGATGCATTGGAACCTGCTGAACTATACGACAATGAGTTTAAGGTTGTTGATGTTGGCGGTGGAACTGGGTTCACTACATTGGGGATTGTCAAGCATGTGGACAACGACAATGTGACTCTGCTGGACCAGTCACCACACCAGATTGAGAAAGCTCGGCAGAAGGAGGCACTGAAGGGGGTGACCATCATGGAGGGTGATGCTGAGGACCTCCCCTTTCCGACTGACACATTTGACCGCTATGTCTCTGCTGGAAG CATTGAGTATTGGCCTGACCCGCAGCGAGGAATCAAGGAAGCTTACAGGGTCGTGAAGCCTGGCGGGCTTGCCTGTTTGATTGGTCCAGTTCACCCAACATTCTGGCTATCTCGCTTCTTCGCCGACATGTGGATGCTCTTCCCCACAGAAGAAGAGTACATAGAGTGGTTCACCAAGGCAGGGTTCGAGGATGTCAAGCTCAAAAGGATCGGGCCCAAGTGGTACCGTGGTGTTCGTCGGCATGGCTTGATCATGGGATGCTCCGTGACAGGCGTGAAGAGAGCTTCTGGCGACTCCCCTTTGCAG CTTGGTCCCAAGGCTGAGGATGTTGAGGAACAGGTGAATCTTCTCGCCTTCCTCTTCCGCTTCGCCATCGGGACGATATGCGCGTCGTACTACGTGCTAGTGCCTATCTACATGTGGATCAAGGATCAGGTTGTTCCCAAAGGCCAGCCGATTTAA
- the LOC125513848 gene encoding remorin-like → MAGEEAKKAVPAAAAPEAAAEKDVPVVIPPPPGAKPPAVADDSKALVVVDSKAAEKPHPEKNIHRGAHERDVALAKVETEKMSSLIKAWVENEKAKAENKAAKKLSSILSWENTKKATIDAQLKRKEEELEKKKAEYAEKMKNRKAIAHREAEEKRAMVVARRGEEVLKAEEMAAKYRATGLAPKKLLGCFGA, encoded by the exons ATGGCCGGGGAGGAAGCCAAGAAGGCGGTGCCGGCTGCTGCGGCGCCGGAGGCGGCCGCAGAGAAGGACGTGCCGGTGGTCATCCCGCCTCCCCCGGGGGCCAAGCCACCGGCCGTGGCCGATGACTCCAAGGCCCTCGTCGTCGTCGACAGCA AAGCTGCCGAAAAACCTCACCCTGAGAAGAACATCCACAGGGGCGCACATGAAAGAG ACGTCGCTCTTGCAAAGGTGGAGACGGAGAAGATGAGCTCTTTGATCAAAGCATGGGTGGAGAACGAGAAGGCCAAGGCTGAGAACAA GGCTGCTAAGAAGCTATCGTCCATTCTTTCATGGGAGAACACAAAGAAGGCAACCATAGATGCTCAACTCAAAAGGAAGGAA GAAGAGTTGGAAAAGAAGAAGGCCGAATACGCTGAGAAGATGAAGAACAGAAAGGCAATCGCCCACAGGGAAGCTGAAGAGAAGAGAGCAATGGTAGTGGCCCGGCGTGGTGAAGAAGTTCTCAAGGCCGAGGAGATGGCAGCAAAGTACCGTGCAACCGGGCTGGCTCCCAAGAAACTTCTCGGATGTTTCGGGGCATAA